Within Antennarius striatus isolate MH-2024 chromosome 22, ASM4005453v1, whole genome shotgun sequence, the genomic segment CATCCTTCATGATGGAGTTTCCCTTTTGCAGAGCGGCTCTGATCACTGacagctgcaaacacacaggTCATCTCAGGCcgtcactgcacacacacacacacacacacacacacacacacacacacacacagcaccaaaGTCCggactagtgtgtgtgtgtgtgtgtgtgtgtgtgtaggaagaCAGGCGAGAGGGTCATGTGTTGCAGTCTCAGCTGCTCATGAGTATTCTGGCGGCAAACTACTGCAGCTCTTCCTCAGCAACAACAGAGGGAACACCACCCCTCCCCACTCCatcccaacccccacccccactccttCATCATCTACTCTGAGTCAGCATAtctgaaccccccaccccccacccccaatgaAAGGTAACAGCCCATACTGCAAAAGGGAAGAGCATCAAGAGAGATGGTTAAAGAGGCGTGAAGGTCGAAGGAGATGAAGGTGCATCTTAAATGTTGCCATAAATTTTGTCTTGACCTTCTTGTACGCccacaggagaaaaaaataataatatgctGGTGGGGCTGATAAATGGAGCTCAGAAAAAGGGttgggtttatttttaattttttttgcaaggtccaatgttttttttttcaaaacaagaaataaagttttactaCCTGTACCAGGACTAAAAGCACACCAGAGGTTTATCTGTGCAGACAGAAATCCATCTACTTGACAATGTGTGCAGATTTTAAGAGACTTTGTTATGTTTGACCTATGAACCCTGTTCCTCTGTACCAtctgttattatattattcttATTGAATGAGCTCATCTTGATGGAGCTCTGCTGCATCAGCCAGGTTTTGCAAGTGGAGCCGGTCCAAAGCTTTGTACGGGTCAAAGCAGACTTTGTTTCATTCGGCTTAAGATCTTTGCTGTTGCTTGGCAGCACCCTCAGCTGCTCTGTGGTATTTTTCATTGGTGATAAGAAAAGACTGATGTGATCATGCAGGTCAAATATGTTTGAAAATAATTGGCCAGGCCAAGAAAAATGATCCAGCAGAATGGGAGGAGTAGGAATGGATCTGTGGACCAAATGTTTTAGGTTCTACTTCCTCAGACGGACGAATTATGTTAAAATCTCGCTTGGTCTTCCTCTTACCTGGTAGCTTGCAAAAAAGCGAGTCATTATtactatacagtataaaaacagattagattatAACACTCTCATTACCCAGTACAAGCAAAAGAAGTATGGCATCTTAAAAGCCTGCAAATAAAGTGcgtactaatttatttattggctAGAACAAATGCAATAATGAACTGCAATATAAGTAGAATATAACATTGTATTGTGATGCTTGAAACACTTTTTGCCATTAAGGGGGAAATTTCCTTTCTCAGCATAATTTTAAGTGTTTACACGGTGCACTGGATTACATCCTGGCTCAGGTGATAAACTAGGAACACAGGCTACACATTCTTATATTGAATAGCCTGTATAGATTCCAGAATGAGGTGGGTCAGAAATGCATTTACTggtggttaaaaaaacaaatttgagtGCAGCCGCTGCTTGTTGTGAATGAACAGACCCCGTGTGGATGAACTGCAGGTCAAACCAGGACGGCTCCAGCTCTGACGCGTCCGGCCTCGTTTCACTGTGAGACAGTAAGGATGACTAACACCAGACATTCCTCACAAAGTGCACATTGCAAACAGTTTCTAGTCGGCAGCTTTTTTCATCAGGGGAGCCGTAACTCTTAACATAGCAGCTCGTTCCATCTTTCTGTAATTGCTCCATCAATCCAGtgaaggaaggggggggggggataaacaGCGAAATGAACTGACCTGCGCTGAGCGCGCACGGCTCATTTGGCTCCCGGTGTAATGAGAACTGTTACGTAAAAAAGTGCAATCAATGTCTAATGCGCTGCTTTACAGCACCCATCAGATTGACAGCCGAGCCAATACATGACAAGAAGTttaatggtgtttttttttttgtgtgtgggagCAACAGGCTACAgcgatgcatgatgggaaaataaCACTCAGAAGAGCGGCGTCGAGCGATGAGGGTGTCAAAAACTACTCGGGGGTAAATTGGCAAAGAAAAATGGAGAAACTGGGTGGAAAGAATTAAAAGTGGTGTGGAGATGAATGATTGTGGTGTGAAATGAAGTAACacagccacaaacacacacacacacacacacacacggaaacacTGTTCTGTCGTGAAGATGCACAATTTTCACTCATTATACGGAGCTCTGGAGATGGAACAACTCATCAGGTAACGACTCCTCACAGAGCCTTTAGACGCAATCTGATAATCTAACGTGTTCCTTTAAGATTAACGTGAGAGCTATTCAGAAACGATTGGATGGACGTCACTCCTTCTATCAGAGAGAACAGGCTGAATtaatacaaagacagacagaggggtTCAACACAGAAACAGTATCAAAGGGATGTTGATGCGCGTTCTTCAGGCTGAAGAGGAGCAAGTCACTGCGgagcctcctcctcatcctcctcctcctcttcatcctcctgccGGCTTTTCGTCTGCAGAGAAGACAGCACACTTCAGCGTTTCCAATGTTAACACCTCCCCTGAGGAGGTTGTatattgttgctgctgtttgtctACTTGTCTGTTAGAATATCCATTCTTAACATTGTCTTGTCATTTTGTAAAGAGGCGGCCCTTTGGAGCGAGGAAAAGGTGATTTTAACACAAGACCATTTTTTGACTTTCTCGAAGATTGTGAGATTTATCAAACGATGCATCAGGTTTTTAACAGCAGTTTGCTCGCTGGAGATTTTACTTATTCGGTTGATTTTGTTcattccagacatgttattacatgtCATTTACATTTAGTGGCACTGTTTAGGCAGTGAAATACTCTGTGTAGTCCGTCAGTCTTCAAAGTTGTCGTACTCTTCTTCACATCTGGTGATATCAGTCACTGATCGTCTCCAGTCCCATCACGTCATTAGACTGCTGtgttttttctgatttaaaTGTAAGGGAGTGCATTATTTTGACTGTATACTTAGACCTTATAGACCTTAAGGGTGTCCAGCATACCTGTTACATAACgtatggacagacagacgggggTAACACTGCGCATCTCTTTCAGTGgaggaacaaaaacattttgcgCCAAGATCTTACTAGTTTGAGGAAGTCGATGAGTTTGTAGGCGTCTTCTCCAGTGGAGAGGTCAACAAAGTCCCGTGGGATTCTGTAGCTCAGGCAGGGACTGGGCTGTAATGTCATGTCACTGGTGGCGTAGCGAAATGCAGGGCcttcctgcagacacacacaaaccacacacactcactatcAGACTGTTTTGTGAGCCTCTGTGATGCTACACACAACACcttgctgatgctgatgatgactgACCTGATGCCGAGTGATTTCTCCTGTGGTCAGCTCCTCCCAGCTGAAGAGCAGCGAGTCGGTCACCTCCCCGAACGGGTTCAGATCTATCAGCCACACCCTCCCCTGCAGcgtacgtacacacacaaacacacacacacacaaacataagcGCAAGTAAAAATGTGATGCATTTTTGAAACCAGACTAAAACTTGAGTGTACATACCAGACTATCTCTGTAGACATCGAACACAACTGTAACAGAGAAAGAACTGTTAAAAACTGCACATATATGATCACATTAATTCACTTAGATTTATgatccacaaaaaaacaaaagctcaaATCACAGCTGACGGTCAAACAACAGATTTGCTTCATGATTCTTTGCTGTTTCTTCTGTCCAAACACAGGTAGCGGAGCAGAGCTTCACACAAGCAGCCCGACAAAAAAAGGATGTTGATGCTCACAGTCTTCGTCCAGGAAGTTGTACTGGATGTGGAGGGTGTAGAACTCCTGTATGGCTTGACAGATCTGCTCCTCCTGCTTCAAGATGTGGGGGTAATACTGAGTGTAGTCCCTCTGGGAGATGGCtggaaacacattcacacacaagtgAAACTTCAATGGGATTGTACAAGTTTTCAAATGAAGCTGTTGTGCACAAGCAGCTAAATGAGATTACATCACATTTTTCCTTCATATCAGATACATTAAGTTCATTTCCCTCAAACTCGGGTGGTACGCAATGTAAAATGTCAAGAAGATGTGGTTTGTCTTGAGTCCTAACGGGGTGATGATTATATTTGGGCAGGAAGCCAAAATGGTGATGGgggatttgtgtgtttttaccgATCAGTTCATTCTCTTTGACGAAGCAGCGAAACTCTCCACCAGGGATCAGCTCACTCCACTTCCTCAGGACGAGCTGAGGACAGAAGATCACATGACTGATAAACTCCATGCAGCTGTGAATGTGTATGAACAAAACCATCTGGATCCCTTTTGCACCCCGTgcaaaataataacataataactcATTCTGTGTGCATAGTTTGCCTTTTGAATACCTCATACTTTATGTCTGGATCTGGGGAGTCTTGATCACTACACACGCGGAATCTGCACAAAACATGGTCATAACATGTAAACAACAATGTGGCACTGCTACGGATTCTGACACTGAAAGCTTTTCTGCTCTCAGGAAATTCGAGAGGGAAGTTGAACAAACAAGAATATATCATAGGCAGTTTTCCTGAGGTGGTGCACTGCAGCAAATCACTTACTGAAATATTTGTTATGCAAAGCTGAAATGCTTGAGGCATAAATCTAAAATGCAGTTATTTCTCAAGCTGggacaaggttttttttttttttttttcttggctgcAGAGTGAAAGCAGCCTGGAAATACAAagcatggttgtgtgtgttgatgctgtGGATAGTGACGCTTACGGCTGCGTGAGATCGTGGGTGATGAAGTCAGAACTTTTGAAAATTAGGAATATATCACTGAGGCAGCGACACTGCAGGGAATTATTCAGAGCAATCCAGTTAGCAtcctgaaagagagagagacacacacacaaatatagacATAATTCATTGCTCAATCCTTCCAAGAAGCAAGTCAGATTCATTTTTGGAAAATTCACAAGACCTTTGCAGATTGttacatcttcaagaaaatgaatgaattaataaataaatgaatgaattaatgaatgaatagatggagggatggatgaatgaacaaatgaatgaaattcgTCCAATGTTACAAatccaaaattaaaattaagaagCGCTTGTACTTTACCCGTGGAGCGCTCCAGTTGAGTTTAGGAAAGACGTTCCCACCCAGGGCGTTTATCGCTTCCAACACCTTAGAGCTGAACTCTGGGAACTCAGGAGCCTAACAAAGACAAGGCGTCATCATCCAACTGCATTCATAACTTTTGTATTATAAAATGATGATCCACAAGTAAGGACTTCATGGAATATTAGACATGACATGGGTAACTTTAAAGCTGACACGGATCTACAGGTTTTGTGAGGCTCTGCAGCGTCTAGCAACACAATGAAACGACATTCCAGACGTCCTGCCACTGCATGGCTTCATTATAAAACTGCCTGGATGCTAAAGTGGCTGACCTGCAGTCCTGACTTGTCACACACTGAACATGTTTGATGTGTTAAGACACATAAATTTCACAAAGGAGTCTTATAACATTTGCCTAACTTGCAGAGAGCAGTATGTCACCATTAAGCCGAGGAGGAAGAATAGTTACTCTGGATGCAAATGGAGCTTTCAGACATAATGATTGATCAGGTAGGAGCTGGAAACATTCAGGTAGAGGAACATTTATTTAAGTGCTTACTGTGACAGTGGTGGTTGTATCATCATCTGACCACTAGagggaaacagaagaaacagatTTGTatagtcagaaaaaaacattgtttgaaatgttttattaaatattgtatgtttttttatgcTATAAAGTTGTCAGTGAAGGAATGTAATGTTACAATATTTGGAAACCTCGGAAAAAATATTCATAAGCAATCTGTATTTCAGCACTGAATAATACAAAACTTTAGTGACGGTCAATTTGTGAAAGgagttatttcattttaaagataTAAGGTGCTATAAAAAATGTGATAACCCTTACTGTGATGTTCAAAGGCTTTAGAGTTTGGTACATTAAATACTATGTCTAAGGTTCAGTCAAACATTATATTGTACGGATTGGAAAGACAAAGGAAACGAGACTTAtaacttttaatgtcttttttgtaATACATATGAtgtttaaagtttttttcttccatatactgcttttattttgtttaaaatacagATGATTTTGatatactacacacacacacacacacagacatatgtgtgtttgtgtgtgtataaacatatacattttatatgaaataaCGGAGAGAAAAAAGACCAGAAAGGACAAATAAACTCATGTTCTGTTTCCGTACCTGAATGTCTTCCTCTTCATTGGACTCCCAGTCGTTGCCGTGTATCTGTTGTGTGTTATGCTCACTGAACAGCAGTGACACAAAAGATTAATGACAATAACAAAACGGTCAGTCTGCAACATGATCTACAGAAACCACTGACATCTTTACCTCAATATCGTTCAGGCAAAAAGAGTCAAGCTTTATTAAATTCAGTACTGAAGGTGGAGACTCTTTTATTGATCGTGACATTTCAATTCTTAATGATGACAATTAATGCAGGACCTTCACAAAGATTCGATGCTAGGATGGATTTAACCACCGATACAAAATTATTCTATTTTGAATAGTGTCTTAGATATGTTACTAATTATATGATATGTTGCAAAGGATATTCTCCTTTCTATTATAGACTTTGACAACATTTGATCATATcttgtttttcatcaaaatcaACAAGCAATAACCCATCatgatctgtgtgtgtcagcggcCTCATACCTCCCAGCTACTACCAGGGTTCCATCGTCCAGTAAATAGTCTATTACATTCTGAGGCAGTGGAAGGATGAGACTGGAATAAACACAAGTAATAAGACACATGTTTAGAAAGAAAGAGTGTTCAGCAAACAGGAGGATAACAAAAGATGAACGCTGCTTAGAAAATGATGTAAACACGTTTGCGAAAGCACTAATGCTAACTCCGTTAGCCAACTTTAGATGCTGGCTAAATAGGGGAATTTTTAAAGCAACAACGAATAACATATATTTTGGGGCATTATTCTAAAAATGGGAGCGGTTTACCTTTTAATTGTATATTTCTTGAATATCGGATACCAAACCGAAAACTGACAATTCACAACTTGCTCTTTCTTCATGCTGTAAAATCATGTACCGGAAATGTGTCCATCAGTAAATATCTTCCCAAGTGCTCACATTTTGGAAAACTTGGGTCCCATTTTGTCGGTCAACATATTGTCAGTTTGATCACTTTGCACTATCAATAATCAACAATTTTGTGGATTCATTAACAATGGTAAAATTTTATGGATAGGTTTAGATGTGTCGAATTAATTTATACAGACGCGTTTTCAGAGCGGGGACGTCTATTTGAGATGCACAAGTAGGCGTGGTCACCTTTTTACATAGATCGTTAATTGAAAAGCACAATCGCTCTACATTTAAAACAAGTAAACGCGATGTCATTCTTCACTCATATGACTTGGAAATTTGCATctgtataaaatgtaaaataaactaaTCATATATTATAATCCAGAGATAAACGTTATAAGACATCCACCACAACCTTTTTATCGTggttaaatcacacatttactTACCTTAAAGTAAATTATGTACATAAATACGCGTGTACATACTACATTtgtaaattgatttattttttaaacttgttaGAACTTAGATGTGGCTCATCGCCCGTCTTTTAAATGTGTGATAAAACCGACTTCCGGTAAAATTCCCGGCACCCGGAAGTAGTTTCAGAGTGACTCCTCGTACATGTTATACCATCTCTGCTGGTACTCCAACATTGTTGGATTCAcgtgagttacatttagtttttgtcatttaaaagacaatttaaagtttgaaataCTGGAATCCGAAGGCCTTTAGCGCTGCTGACTGTAACGCAACTATAATCAAGCGtagaacaaatagaaaaaagtaGAAAGGCTAAATGTGTTAATGTACAGCAATCTTTCTAAGAGTTATCTCTCGGTTTTTCCTCCATTTTCCGTTGACCAGATTTTGAAAATGAACGACACAAAAGAACCCAAAACCACGACTACTACTACTCCACACGTAGTGAAAGAAGAGGTAAGTTCGTTTTagacttttttgtgtgttttttttcgtGAACTTTTTGATCAAAATAAATTGTCAAACCTTAAAATTCTAGTGTCTGATTTACACCACAAGTTGTTGTGTCCATTCGTCCTGAATGCAGTCAGATTAAATATGACAACACACCAGTAAATCCTGACTTGTGGAAGCTTCAGATGATTAATGCTTGACTTTAGGATTTTATTGTCTGATTGCATTAATTTAGACCTGAAAACCTCAGTAATAAGGTTTTCATAACAGTGTAATGTCAGCTCGACCTTTTGTCATGTCCCTTTTTTGtgcataaaactttttttctgataCAGCAATAACATAAACTAATAGCATGCTGCCACAAAATATATacctatattttttttttttataaagccaAACTTGCACAGCTTCACTTTGCATGTTAATGTTTTGACGTCTGAATATCAGCAAAGTTTATTTCGAACATAGATTAAATGTCACAGTAAGGGTTCTTCACCGAGTTCATGCAGACTAATGATGGAAAATGAAACCATCCAAACCCCTCATTGGAAGATGAGGGATGcacagacaaaataaatgagtgcacatgtttgaaatgacatgtgatcgGCTCAGGTACACGCCAGGGAAAGAAACTCTTTCTCACAGGGGCAGCGGTTTAGCATAATGtgaagaaaatgactgaaagaGAACGAGCTTCAAATAGCTATGGATTTATTGtaatgttatttattacaatGTTCATGCACACAAATACGAAAGTAGTGTATTAGTTTTAAGAATGTTACTCTTAATGTGCTCTTTCAAGGTATTTGTTGTTTTCACTATTTCCAGCCCATAATGAGAAAAGATTTAGAGAATATTGTGCAATCTGTGTGCATCTCAGTGACCTTTGATTCTTAGGGCAGTACTGCATCGATAAACCAACATTGGTACAATATAAACACATGGCTCCAGAACAGTGTGGACAGCCATTGCAGATgaagtcagttttatttgtatCCTGCCTGGCAGCCACAGTTCCAGTCTGAGTGGTAGCAGTGTAGTGGTACAGTTTTGTATCGCATTGTGTTCCGTGCTGCTCATCCTGACTTGTTACCTTTACTGGTTTTGTTGCAGCTCGTAGCAGCAGGAAAATGGCTAAAGCTGGAGAAGACGACATACGTGGACCCTGCTGGAAGCACCAGGTACGGATCGGTTTTCCACTCACATTTTAAAGTCTGTACATAGTTTTATTTGCTGGTTTCCTCCCAACAGAACTTGGGAGACCGTGAAAAGGACAACAAGAGGAACCAGTACAGAAACAGACGGTGAGTGTTTTGTGCTTTGCGGTTTTAGTTATCACTGGTCAGCCAAAATATAACACACTTCTGCTACAGGTGTTGGAATCATCGCCCTGCTCAAACGGACGCTCCATAAAGACTGCGTCGTGATGGTGAAGCAGTTTCGTCCTCCTCTGGGATGCCACACTTTAGAGTTTCCTGCAGGTCACTTATTTCTTTGGAAACACTCGGCACACGCTATCACACCCATCATTTAGCCCATCTGTGATCTCTCACTCATTCAAATGTAACGTCTGCTGTGTTCAGGTTTAATCGACGAGGGGGAGAGTGCTGCAGTGGCTGCACTGAGGGAACTGAAGGAAGAAACCGGCTACAAAGGGGAAGTAGTTGGAGTCACTCCGGGTACGTCACAAACACCCACCGAACATTTGACGGCAGCGGCTGCCCATCTAGTCTATGTCTCATCTCATGTGTGTCAGATCCATGATGATCTGtcctcatttttctttaattatctgGATCAAATTATGCAAATAGGTTGATGGGTTGATGTTTGAATCCTAGTGACGTGTTTGGACCCCGGATTGTCAAACTGCACAACCAACATCGTGATGGTCAACATCAACGGAGATGAAATGGAGAACATCAGTCCAACACAACAGCTCGGTATGTCGACAGTATCATAAACACACAAGAGTTTGTTTACtagttcattcagtcattctttCATTGATGGTTTGTATTGATGATCAAGTTACACCTTAATAACTACCTGTATCTAACATACTGGTACCAAGGACAAACAAACGTTTGTTTAgagcacacgtgtcaaactcaaggcccccaggggccaaatgtggcccgccacatcattttatgtggcccacgagagcataaaaggtcagcgtgtttttaaaaataaatcggtgaaagtgtgctttgaccaaaaactacatttcccacaattaagcccattttaaatttgacaaaaacgttttaaacTAAGTTGATGTCCGAACttgtttttgatgttatttttctttgttcactttaatagtttgatccttgatttaTGGAGTTCTGtaggtttaataacctgacaaattaaaaagatttatgagTGTGAAAATATTCCTATTTTCTCAACAcccaaaaaagaaatgatgctAATCTTAAtcttggtttcttttttttttctgttttcccacAGGTGATGGAGGTGAGTTATGACATCATATCAAACACATCTTGTTGTCCCTCATGAAGAATCTCCTCTTACAAGCATCTATCTGCTCATTCCAGAATTTGTTGAAGTCCTTCTGTTGCCTGTTGACGAGTTTCAAACGAAAATAGATGGTGAGATTTGATCACAGTGATGTCAGCACacgagacacacaaacaaaccaaactaaCTGTGGTCTTGTTCTCCTGCAGAGCTgctgaagaaagagaagatcATTGTGGACTCTAAAGTTTACATCTTTGCTATGGGGATTGTTCAGGCCTTCTTTAAGCCAAGGGAGCTCCCAGTCCTGAAGCAATGAAGAAAATAAGGGGAGGCGAATGAGAGGAAGAAATAGTGTTGTTGTTACGCAGAATATTTGGAAAGATTTCAGGAATTCCGCATAGAAATTTTATTGTAAAGTGGTTTTAGACCTTAatttaaactcattttaaattttggttaaaaaaaatgtaataataatttaataagacTAGGTTTTTGACATTCCTTTACGCTATCAGTGATTCTGTTCAACTGGAGGAGGAAACCTAGGAACAGTTAGTAAAAATGTCAAAGCAAATAACTCTAGTTTGACGTAGTTTAGTGTATTTAATCATTGTAATACTTGTGTTTTTAACCAACATTCAATATGATATGTATCAATCAGTCAGACCAAATTCAAATCATTCCTCCATCAAATCCAATACATAGCAACAATGCAATTTTTAGTCACAGAATTAGTAATGAGCTGTAACAGTTATATCAACTCTCTGGTTAGAATATTAATAACAGTGCTGACAAAAGCAGGGATTTTTCTTGCCACGCCGCTGTAATTTACAACACAGGTACTGTATTAATAAAGAAAGTGACTGACTTGTAGAACATAGCTGGACGTGGCTGCAACTAGgaaaaaacagatcaatgaataaatgtgacatttccTACGggctttcatttttgtgtgtttttgcttcaGACAGCTTGATCTGGTGACTCATATGCAGTGTTAGCAGTTTAGGACCTCATGCAGAAGcctgttgatttttaaaaaaaatcctgcatgtGGATAAAAGCACTC encodes:
- the cdc123 gene encoding translation initiation factor eIF2 assembly protein, with the protein product MKKEQVVNCQFSVWYPIFKKYTIKSLILPLPQNVIDYLLDDGTLVVAGSEHNTQQIHGNDWESNEEEDIQWSDDDTTTTVTAPEFPEFSSKVLEAINALGGNVFPKLNWSAPRDANWIALNNSLQCRCLSDIFLIFKSSDFITHDLTQPFRVCSDQDSPDPDIKYELVLRKWSELIPGGEFRCFVKENELIAISQRDYTQYYPHILKQEEQICQAIQEFYTLHIQYNFLDEDFVFDVYRDSLGRVWLIDLNPFGEVTDSLLFSWEELTTGEITRHQEGPAFRYATSDMTLQPSPCLSYRIPRDFVDLSTGEDAYKLIDFLKLTKSRQEDEEEEEDEEEAPQ
- the nudt5 gene encoding ADP-sugar pyrophosphatase, which encodes MYSNLSKSYLSVFPPFSVDQILKMNDTKEPKTTTTTTPHVVKEELVAAGKWLKLEKTTYVDPAGSTRTWETVKRTTRGTSTETDGVGIIALLKRTLHKDCVVMVKQFRPPLGCHTLEFPAGLIDEGESAAVAALRELKEETGYKGEVVGVTPVTCLDPGLSNCTTNIVMVNINGDEMENISPTQQLGDGEFVEVLLLPVDEFQTKIDELLKKEKIIVDSKVYIFAMGIVQAFFKPRELPVLKQ